Proteins encoded by one window of Telopea speciosissima isolate NSW1024214 ecotype Mountain lineage unplaced genomic scaffold, Tspe_v1 Tspe_v1.0855, whole genome shotgun sequence:
- the LOC122648353 gene encoding protein MCM10 homolog — MSTHQDDLDLLLSLQDRVLETPPASPSTLHSAEPGYLSDDGSPKRVRKADMSVFRDSVGEYLKYEPNIVEKASRLSKPRNSNDIDVDKFSGLRFRKPLLSAAELSNHFSDIRFVQLPAIRNLLVSDNISGCWATVGVLVEKGDRRVSSTGKNFCIWRIGCLDENTTPVFLFGDAYTKNCNEMVGTVFAFFNAGVRKDTKDPGFSLSVFSANQILKMGTSVDYGVCKGNRKDGMACTVVINKYVADIVF, encoded by the exons ATGTCGACCCACCAAGACGATCTCGatctcctcctctctcttcaagatagggttttggaaacccctCCTGCTTCTCCTTCCACCCTTCACTCGGCGGAACCAg GCTACCTGTCCGACGATGGATCTCCCAAGCGGGTCCGGAAGGCTGATATGTCTGTCTTCAGAGACTCTGTTGGAGAGTATCTCAAATATGAACCTAACATCGTCGAGAAAGCTTCCAGGTTGAGCAAACCTAGGAACTCAAATGATATTGATGTTGACAAATTCTCGGGTCTACGATTTCG GAAGCCCTTGTTATCAGCTGCAGAGCTGAGCAACCATTTCTCTGATATTCGTTTTGTTCAGTTGCCAGCAATAAG GAATTTACTTGTCAGTGATAACATTTCTGGTTGTTGGGCCACCGTCGGTGTTCTGGTTGAAAAAGGGGATCGGAGAGTAAGCTCCACTGGGAAGAACTTCTGTATATGGAGAATTGGGTGTTTGGATGAAAACACAACTCCTGTGTTCTTGTTTGGGGATGCTTACACTAAGAACTGTAATGAGATGGTAGGAACTGTCTTTGCATTTTTCAATGCTGGTGTACGCAAGGATACTAAG GACCCTGGGTTTTCTCTCAGTGTGTTTTCGGCTAACCAAATTTTGAAGATGGGAACTTCTGTGGATTATGGAGTTTGCAAAGGAAACAGAAAGGACGGGATGGCTTGCACCGTTGTCATAAATAAGTATGTAGCTGATattgttttttga